One Bdellovibrio bacteriovorus str. Tiberius DNA segment encodes these proteins:
- a CDS encoding substrate-binding domain-containing protein, protein MKIEGQVAMRKGFEEEIEKFNKSNSDKIKVIPYVAGEGRKGILNQTTQLDDALKKTPNVIVIQPTDNSALARGLQEANTKGIPVIAYDQYIVNGNLASFLTSDNYQGGRDNGDYIEKTFEKGTTIRIVVFEYPQVSSTMDRVDGFFDSLREHSRNFKVLKRYQAVDPASGEVAVKQFLKDFPEKGSVDLILTVNDGGGITIVKSLWEKKRTEIRHATFDGDPESVENIKNKRLTIIDSAQFCAELGRETARNLIAYLKKEKVPTKKLVPTFPVTAQSVKDYPGWMGRPSSKYVTVTPEKTPVPVKTKSIPTSSTNRLIVKIGVAPLCPYLCEKGPGVWGGYIYDILKGIAQEHGFILQMESIANTRLVSNLLSRKVNYIIVPSYMVRYLPNIRIVGPDLGMSYLGALVPLNYKDSLIDSESISTKKIVYADVGSEGSAEVFSTSGGSRVIKLTGSDVADRMIKMINDRRVDLALGDYNLLSYSMGRKVGVNLKLVPTSLTGFSSLVLVSVPKEPEFGSVPQHLQNWFLQARQSGELESILNKYNLKDWHLMSQD, encoded by the coding sequence ATGAAGATCGAAGGCCAGGTGGCCATGCGAAAAGGCTTTGAAGAAGAGATCGAAAAATTCAACAAATCAAATTCTGATAAAATTAAAGTGATTCCTTATGTGGCTGGCGAAGGTCGTAAAGGTATTTTGAATCAGACGACCCAGCTGGATGACGCCCTTAAAAAAACTCCGAATGTGATTGTGATTCAGCCGACCGACAACTCGGCTTTGGCGCGCGGTCTGCAAGAGGCCAATACCAAGGGTATCCCGGTCATTGCGTACGATCAGTATATCGTGAACGGGAACCTGGCGTCGTTTTTAACCAGCGACAACTATCAGGGTGGTCGTGACAATGGCGACTATATCGAAAAGACTTTTGAAAAGGGCACCACAATCCGTATTGTGGTCTTTGAATACCCGCAGGTGTCTTCCACGATGGATCGCGTGGATGGGTTCTTCGATTCTCTTCGTGAACACAGTCGCAACTTCAAAGTTCTGAAGCGTTATCAGGCCGTGGATCCGGCATCGGGCGAAGTGGCAGTAAAACAGTTCCTGAAAGACTTTCCGGAAAAAGGCAGCGTGGATCTGATTCTGACCGTAAATGACGGGGGTGGCATCACGATCGTGAAAAGCCTTTGGGAGAAAAAACGCACCGAGATTCGTCATGCCACTTTCGACGGTGATCCGGAGTCGGTTGAAAATATCAAAAACAAAAGACTGACAATCATCGATTCCGCCCAGTTCTGTGCGGAGCTGGGGCGCGAGACGGCGCGAAACCTGATTGCTTATCTTAAGAAAGAAAAAGTCCCAACCAAGAAACTGGTTCCCACTTTTCCGGTGACGGCTCAGTCGGTGAAGGACTATCCGGGGTGGATGGGACGTCCTTCTTCCAAGTATGTGACGGTGACGCCGGAAAAAACTCCGGTGCCGGTGAAAACGAAATCCATTCCGACATCTTCTACCAATCGTCTGATTGTGAAGATCGGCGTGGCGCCGCTGTGCCCGTATCTTTGCGAAAAAGGCCCGGGTGTCTGGGGTGGATACATTTATGACATTCTGAAAGGTATCGCTCAAGAACATGGATTTATCCTGCAGATGGAAAGTATCGCCAACACCCGATTGGTATCAAACCTTCTGTCGCGCAAGGTGAATTACATCATCGTTCCTTCCTATATGGTTCGGTATCTGCCGAACATTCGGATCGTGGGTCCTGACTTGGGCATGAGCTATCTGGGCGCTCTGGTGCCTTTGAATTACAAAGATTCCCTGATCGACAGTGAATCCATTTCCACTAAAAAAATCGTTTATGCCGATGTGGGCAGCGAAGGCAGTGCGGAAGTGTTTTCCACTTCTGGTGGATCCCGCGTGATCAAGCTGACAGGTTCGGATGTGGCAGATCGTATGATCAAGATGATCAACGACCGTCGCGTGGATCTGGCGCTGGGTGATTACAATCTGCTGAGCTATTCTATGGGTCGCAAAGTGGGTGTGAACCTGAAACTGGTGCCGACTTCATTGACTGGCTTTAGTTCTTTGGTTCTTGTCAGTGTACCGAAAGAGCCCGAGTTTGGTTCTGTTCCTCAGCACCTGCAGAACTGGTTCCTGCAGGCACGTCAGAGTGGTGAATTGGAAAGTATTTTGAACAAATACAATCTGAAAGACTGGCACCTGATGTCTCAGGATTAG
- the dnaE gene encoding DNA polymerase III subunit alpha: MSFVHLHVHSEYSLLEAACRVKAIAKKAAAMQMPAVALTDNGNMFGAVEFFFACKDNNVKPILGLDAYIAPGSRLEKKQDRDQVNTGPRRLVLLAQNNDGYRNLCKLSSIGYQEGFYWKPRIDYEVIQQYNENLICLTGGLRGEVAESFLREGPDAALAKIRQLKEIFNDRLYLEMCRTGVAEWDRLNPFLLEASKITGVPVVASNDVHYMTQDDQMAQEVLICIGSNKTLSDESRFRLGTDEFYLKKPEQMQELFADVPEAISNTLQIMERCDVKFKLKDDQGKPIYHLPTFPTDDGLSLKEDIARKAKAGLLVRFEEAAARGEMVPEDKIPEYDKRLEYELGIIDRMGFNGYFLIVQDFINWAKVNDIPVGPGRGSGAGSLVAYVLRITDLDPLPNFLLFERFLNPERISMPDFDIDFCQDRRQEVIQYVTRKYGQESVSQIITYGKLQARAAIKDVGRVLGMTFPEVDAVTKLIPDKLGINLKESMEMEPRIGEMMEMNPTVNTLMDLAQRVEGMVRHAGIHAAGVIIADGQLVRHAPLYKGADGEQVVQYDMKHAEKIGLIKFDFLGLKTLTHINHALKLILKNRGKKIQSQMIPMTDAATFEMMSRGDTAGVFQFEGEGITDATRKIRPSSFADVTAITSLYRPGPMANIPDFTDRKHGKAPVEYLLEDTREVLSETYGIMVYQEQVMGIASRIAGYSLGEADMLRRAMGKKIKEEMDQHRERFMKGAIERGHDKQRSSDLFDLMYKFADYGFNKSHAAAYSVVTIQTAWLKCHYPAEFFAALLSTELSDTEKIVKYSKDATKRGLTVRSPSVNYSDYLFDVHGDEIYFGLGAIKGVGQNAVEAIIEARNNLPDKKFTTLDEFFNSIDTRRVNKKVIECLIKAGAFDGFGAHRAQLVGGYQKYLDRAIGLQKDREMGQSSLFDLGPSTETKVTLEEVKPWARTASLTYEKEVLGFYLSDHPLKGFDTLSELWTTCKVIDLPAQMPAPGSPEAEALKAAKKDWKNRDAGKKRVVVAGLITELRELITKKGTRMAFGKVEDLTGNCELVIFPDSYARFEAQLRDERPVLVGGGLEVEDGSAKIMVDTVSPLEDILKKTKRMVLRLDKINPDDYPRLQSLMKDYPGTTSVSLEIELGELNRRVLMEMEEAQGISVNNEFFEGVHSLFGRTDFIELRS, encoded by the coding sequence ATGTCTTTTGTTCATCTACACGTCCACTCAGAATATTCCCTTTTGGAAGCCGCTTGCCGGGTCAAAGCCATTGCTAAAAAAGCAGCGGCGATGCAGATGCCTGCGGTGGCTCTTACTGACAACGGCAACATGTTCGGTGCTGTTGAATTCTTCTTTGCCTGTAAGGACAACAACGTAAAACCAATTCTGGGTTTGGATGCGTACATCGCGCCAGGATCTCGTCTTGAAAAAAAGCAGGACCGTGATCAGGTCAACACCGGACCACGCCGTCTGGTGTTGCTGGCGCAAAACAACGATGGCTATCGCAATCTGTGTAAACTTTCTTCCATCGGTTACCAAGAGGGCTTTTACTGGAAGCCTCGTATCGATTACGAAGTCATTCAGCAGTATAACGAAAATCTGATCTGTCTGACGGGCGGCTTGCGCGGTGAAGTTGCAGAGTCCTTCCTGCGTGAAGGGCCGGATGCGGCTTTGGCGAAAATCCGTCAGCTGAAAGAAATCTTCAACGACCGCCTGTATCTGGAGATGTGCCGAACAGGTGTTGCCGAGTGGGATCGCCTGAATCCATTCCTGCTGGAAGCTTCCAAGATCACCGGAGTTCCTGTTGTGGCGTCCAATGATGTGCACTACATGACTCAGGATGACCAGATGGCTCAGGAAGTTCTGATCTGTATCGGGTCGAATAAAACTTTGAGCGATGAATCCCGTTTCCGTCTGGGCACGGATGAATTTTATCTAAAAAAACCAGAGCAGATGCAGGAGCTGTTTGCGGATGTGCCTGAGGCCATCTCCAACACACTTCAGATCATGGAACGTTGTGATGTGAAGTTCAAACTGAAAGATGATCAGGGTAAACCGATCTATCACCTGCCGACATTCCCGACAGATGATGGTTTGTCTTTGAAAGAAGACATCGCCCGCAAAGCCAAAGCTGGATTGCTGGTGCGCTTTGAAGAAGCTGCCGCACGTGGCGAGATGGTGCCGGAAGACAAGATTCCAGAATACGACAAGCGCCTGGAATACGAGTTGGGCATTATCGATCGCATGGGCTTTAACGGTTACTTCCTGATCGTCCAGGACTTCATCAACTGGGCAAAGGTGAATGACATTCCGGTGGGTCCGGGGCGGGGTTCCGGTGCCGGTTCCCTGGTCGCTTATGTTCTGCGAATCACGGATTTGGATCCACTTCCTAACTTCCTGTTGTTTGAGCGTTTCCTGAATCCAGAGCGTATTTCCATGCCCGATTTCGATATCGACTTCTGTCAGGATCGTCGTCAGGAAGTGATTCAGTATGTAACCCGCAAGTATGGTCAGGAATCCGTTTCTCAGATCATCACCTATGGAAAGCTCCAGGCCCGTGCCGCCATCAAGGACGTGGGGCGTGTATTGGGTATGACATTCCCTGAAGTCGATGCGGTAACAAAACTTATTCCAGACAAGCTCGGTATCAATCTGAAAGAGTCCATGGAAATGGAACCTCGTATCGGCGAGATGATGGAGATGAATCCAACGGTGAACACCCTGATGGATCTTGCGCAAAGGGTTGAGGGTATGGTTCGCCATGCCGGTATCCACGCCGCCGGGGTTATCATCGCCGATGGTCAGCTGGTTCGTCATGCTCCGCTTTACAAGGGCGCTGACGGCGAGCAGGTCGTTCAGTACGACATGAAACACGCCGAAAAAATCGGCCTGATCAAGTTCGACTTCCTGGGTCTGAAGACCCTGACTCACATCAATCACGCTTTGAAGCTGATTCTGAAAAACCGTGGCAAAAAAATCCAGTCGCAGATGATTCCGATGACGGATGCCGCGACTTTCGAAATGATGTCACGCGGGGATACGGCCGGGGTGTTCCAGTTTGAGGGTGAGGGCATCACCGATGCCACCCGTAAAATCCGCCCTTCTTCGTTTGCTGATGTCACTGCGATCACGTCGTTGTACCGACCGGGTCCAATGGCGAACATTCCGGACTTTACCGATCGTAAGCACGGTAAGGCGCCGGTGGAATACCTTCTGGAAGACACCCGTGAAGTTTTGTCTGAGACCTACGGGATCATGGTCTATCAGGAACAGGTTATGGGTATCGCCTCGCGCATTGCCGGATATTCTCTGGGTGAAGCGGATATGCTTCGTCGTGCGATGGGTAAGAAAATCAAAGAGGAAATGGATCAGCACCGCGAACGCTTCATGAAAGGGGCGATTGAGCGCGGGCATGACAAACAACGTTCATCGGATCTGTTTGATCTGATGTATAAGTTCGCCGATTACGGTTTCAATAAATCCCACGCTGCCGCGTACTCGGTCGTCACTATTCAGACGGCCTGGTTGAAATGTCACTATCCGGCTGAATTCTTTGCAGCTCTGCTTAGTACCGAGCTTTCCGACACGGAAAAGATCGTAAAGTATTCCAAAGACGCCACCAAACGTGGGTTGACCGTCCGGTCCCCAAGTGTGAACTATTCGGATTATCTGTTTGATGTTCATGGCGACGAGATTTACTTCGGTCTGGGGGCGATTAAAGGTGTGGGACAGAATGCGGTCGAGGCCATCATCGAGGCCCGCAACAATCTGCCAGACAAAAAGTTCACCACGCTGGATGAATTCTTTAATTCCATCGACACCCGTCGTGTGAATAAAAAAGTGATCGAGTGTCTGATCAAAGCCGGCGCCTTTGATGGTTTCGGCGCGCACCGTGCACAGCTGGTGGGTGGTTATCAGAAGTATCTGGATCGCGCCATCGGTCTGCAAAAAGACCGCGAAATGGGTCAGTCTTCATTGTTTGATCTGGGACCTTCGACGGAAACCAAAGTGACTTTGGAGGAAGTGAAGCCCTGGGCGCGAACAGCCTCTTTGACTTACGAAAAAGAAGTTCTGGGTTTTTACCTGAGTGATCACCCGTTGAAGGGTTTTGACACGCTTTCTGAGCTTTGGACGACGTGCAAGGTGATTGACCTGCCAGCACAGATGCCAGCTCCGGGCAGTCCGGAAGCTGAAGCCCTGAAGGCTGCCAAAAAAGACTGGAAAAACCGTGATGCGGGTAAAAAACGTGTCGTGGTTGCGGGGCTTATTACGGAGCTTCGCGAGCTGATCACGAAAAAAGGAACTCGCATGGCGTTCGGCAAGGTCGAGGACCTGACAGGCAACTGCGAGTTGGTGATCTTCCCGGATTCTTATGCGCGTTTTGAAGCGCAACTTCGCGATGAAAGGCCTGTCCTGGTCGGGGGTGGTCTGGAAGTGGAGGATGGTTCGGCCAAGATCATGGTTGATACTGTTTCTCCATTGGAAGATATCCTTAAAAAAACCAAGCGAATGGTACTAAGATTGGATAAGATTAATCCTGATGATTACCCGCGCCTGCAGTCTTTGATGAAGGACTATCCGGGGACAACCTCGGTCAGTCTTGAAATCGAGCTGGGTGAGCTGAACCGCCGTGTCCTGATGGAGATGGAAGAGGCTCAGGGGATCAGTGTGAATAATGAATTCTTTGAAGGCGTTCATTCCCTGTTTGGAAGAACGGACTTTATCGAGTTGAGGAGCTAG
- the guaA gene encoding glutamine-hydrolyzing GMP synthase: MRGFVILDFGSQFTQLIARRLREMGFYSEIHSFEYSTEEIRKKNPYGIILSGGPNSVYESGSPQRNVAELRNISPVMGVCYGMQLLTHQLGGKVTRAEHREYGLNYVTWSSPVQGVPERQKVWMSHGDVVEKAPEGFKIIANSDGNHPAAMQGPGVLAVQFHPEVAHTDHGMDLLKYFAQGMCQAPADWDAPHIKDILIKEAQDKVGPTDHVLVGLSGGVDSTVVATLLTKALGAERVHCVFVDNGLLRKNEYEAVLESYHRIGLNVRGVDASEEFLSALQGKSDPEDKRKTIGRVFIEVFDKSYDHKLPIKWLAQGTLYPDVIESVSSVGGSVTIKSHHNVGGLPEKMKLGLVEPVRELFKDEVRALGAQLGLPKEMLWRHPFPGPGLAIRVLGEVTKEKLQILKEADDVYISELRRRGLYEKIWQAFCVLLPVKTVGVQGDSRTYDHVLALRAVTSSDGMTADWYPFEFQFLREVSNLITNKVKGVNRVVYDVTSKPPGTIEWE; the protein is encoded by the coding sequence ATGCGTGGTTTTGTCATTCTTGATTTTGGTTCCCAGTTCACACAACTGATTGCCCGTCGACTGCGCGAGATGGGTTTTTATTCAGAGATTCATTCGTTTGAATATTCCACGGAAGAAATCCGTAAGAAAAATCCTTACGGCATTATTCTTAGTGGCGGTCCAAATTCAGTTTATGAATCCGGTTCGCCGCAAAGAAATGTGGCTGAGCTTCGTAACATAAGTCCTGTCATGGGTGTTTGTTATGGAATGCAGCTTTTGACTCACCAATTGGGCGGCAAAGTGACTCGCGCTGAACATCGTGAGTACGGCCTGAATTATGTAACATGGTCCAGTCCGGTCCAGGGTGTTCCTGAAAGACAAAAAGTTTGGATGAGTCACGGCGATGTGGTTGAAAAAGCCCCAGAGGGTTTTAAAATCATCGCCAATTCCGACGGCAATCATCCGGCTGCCATGCAGGGCCCAGGCGTTCTGGCGGTGCAATTCCACCCTGAGGTGGCGCACACCGATCATGGAATGGATTTGTTGAAATATTTCGCCCAAGGCATGTGTCAGGCACCGGCGGACTGGGATGCTCCTCACATCAAGGATATTTTGATCAAGGAAGCACAGGATAAAGTCGGACCTACGGATCATGTTCTGGTGGGTTTAAGTGGCGGCGTTGATTCCACCGTGGTGGCGACCTTGTTGACCAAGGCCTTGGGTGCTGAGCGCGTTCATTGCGTGTTTGTTGATAACGGACTGTTGCGCAAAAACGAATACGAAGCTGTTCTTGAATCCTATCATCGCATTGGTTTGAATGTGCGCGGTGTGGATGCTTCTGAAGAGTTCCTTTCAGCCCTTCAGGGTAAGTCTGATCCTGAAGATAAACGTAAAACCATCGGACGCGTGTTCATTGAAGTCTTTGATAAAAGCTATGACCACAAACTTCCTATCAAGTGGCTGGCGCAGGGAACACTTTATCCGGATGTGATTGAAAGTGTGTCTTCGGTGGGTGGCAGTGTGACAATCAAGTCGCACCATAACGTGGGTGGCTTGCCTGAGAAAATGAAACTGGGTCTGGTAGAGCCTGTGCGTGAACTTTTCAAAGACGAAGTGCGCGCCTTGGGAGCTCAGCTGGGGCTTCCGAAAGAAATGCTGTGGCGTCATCCGTTCCCGGGTCCGGGATTGGCCATTCGTGTGTTGGGTGAAGTGACGAAAGAAAAACTACAAATTCTTAAAGAAGCGGATGATGTTTATATTTCAGAGCTTCGTCGTCGCGGTCTTTATGAGAAAATCTGGCAGGCGTTCTGCGTTTTGCTTCCGGTAAAGACCGTGGGCGTTCAGGGTGACTCTAGAACTTACGATCATGTTCTGGCATTGCGTGCAGTCACCTCCAGTGATGGCATGACCGCAGACTGGTATCCATTCGAATTCCAGTTCCTGCGTGAAGTCTCGAACCTGATCACTAACAAAGTCAAAGGCGTCAACCGCGTAGTGTACGACGTCACCAGCAAACCCCCCGGCACCATCGAGTGGGAATAA
- the guaB gene encoding IMP dehydrogenase: MDREVPYALTFDDILLLPQYSEITPTDVVPRSVFARGKYLNTPIISAAMDTVTENRIARVMAQYGGLGIIHKNMDIDKQALEVEKVKKYESGMIMDPITLGPDHLVEEAVALMEKYSISGVPVTVNGELVGILTNRDLRFEENFNQPIRNLMTKENLVTAKMGTTLDEAKKILQKHRIEKLPVVDSKGKLKGLITIKDIEKAKNYPQATKDEHGRLFVGAAVGVGPDSRDRVEALVAADVDVLCVDTAHGHSKNVIEMVKHISQKHKDVIVVAGNVVTADGTQALLDAGAEVVKVGVGPGSICTTRVVAGVGMPQISAVMECAKVARSRGKTIIADGGIKFSGDITKALALGANSVMVGNLLAGAEESPGETILFQGRTYKVYRGMGSLGAMSKGSKDRYGQMDVDENDKLVPEGIEGKVAYKGSASGVIHQLIGGLKSGMGYVGARNIDELQSKAKFVQISAMGLRESHVHDVSITKEAPNYRIES, encoded by the coding sequence ATGGATCGTGAAGTCCCTTACGCACTGACGTTTGACGATATTCTTCTTCTTCCCCAATATTCTGAAATCACTCCCACGGATGTTGTGCCTCGTTCGGTGTTTGCCCGCGGCAAATATCTGAACACGCCGATTATTTCTGCGGCGATGGACACGGTGACTGAAAACCGCATTGCGCGTGTCATGGCACAGTACGGTGGTCTGGGGATCATTCATAAAAATATGGATATCGACAAACAGGCCCTGGAAGTTGAAAAAGTAAAAAAATACGAAAGCGGTATGATCATGGATCCCATCACTTTGGGGCCGGATCACCTGGTGGAAGAAGCGGTCGCACTGATGGAAAAGTATTCCATCAGCGGGGTTCCGGTTACGGTGAATGGCGAGTTGGTGGGGATTTTAACCAATCGCGATCTGCGCTTTGAAGAAAACTTCAATCAGCCGATTCGCAATCTGATGACCAAAGAAAATCTGGTCACGGCGAAAATGGGCACTACTTTAGATGAAGCAAAAAAGATTCTGCAAAAACACCGTATCGAAAAGCTGCCGGTGGTTGACTCCAAGGGCAAATTAAAGGGTCTTATCACGATCAAGGATATTGAAAAGGCCAAGAATTATCCGCAAGCCACCAAAGACGAACACGGTCGTTTGTTCGTGGGTGCTGCGGTGGGTGTCGGGCCTGATTCCCGCGACCGCGTGGAAGCTCTGGTTGCGGCGGATGTCGACGTTCTTTGTGTTGATACGGCTCACGGTCATTCTAAAAATGTGATCGAGATGGTGAAGCACATTTCCCAGAAACATAAAGATGTGATTGTGGTGGCCGGAAACGTGGTCACTGCTGATGGCACGCAAGCCCTGCTGGATGCGGGTGCTGAAGTTGTGAAAGTCGGCGTGGGTCCGGGCAGTATCTGCACCACGCGTGTGGTTGCCGGTGTCGGCATGCCGCAGATTTCTGCGGTGATGGAATGTGCGAAAGTCGCTCGTTCCCGCGGTAAAACAATTATTGCTGACGGCGGTATTAAATTCTCGGGTGACATCACCAAGGCACTGGCTTTGGGTGCGAATTCTGTGATGGTCGGAAACCTGCTGGCAGGTGCTGAAGAATCACCGGGCGAAACCATCTTGTTCCAGGGTCGTACTTATAAAGTCTATCGCGGAATGGGCAGTCTGGGTGCGATGTCCAAAGGTTCCAAAGACCGTTATGGGCAAATGGATGTTGATGAAAACGACAAGCTTGTTCCAGAGGGCATCGAAGGCAAGGTTGCTTACAAAGGATCTGCTTCCGGAGTCATTCATCAATTGATCGGGGGTTTGAAATCCGGCATGGGTTATGTCGGCGCCCGCAATATTGATGAGCTTCAAAGCAAGGCGAAGTTTGTGCAGATTTCGGCCATGGGTCTTCGTGAGTCCCACGTGCATGATGTCAGCATCACCAAAGAAGCACCTAACTATCGAATTGAGTCATAA
- a CDS encoding gamma carbonic anhydrase family protein codes for MSNEFVNARGMSPVIGEKVFVADNARIISNVEIGDNSSIWYNVVIRGDVMPIRIGKEVNVQDGAVIHGTYGKWGTTLHDRVTIGHLVMLHGCEIGRGTLVGMGSIIMDGCKVGEHCLIGAGTLITEGTEIPPRSLVVGRPGKVKRALTDEEVALLEKSADNYLLYKTWY; via the coding sequence ATGAGCAACGAGTTTGTAAATGCACGCGGCATGTCTCCGGTGATTGGTGAAAAGGTTTTTGTGGCGGATAACGCCCGCATTATCAGCAATGTGGAAATTGGTGATAATTCCTCGATCTGGTACAACGTGGTGATCCGCGGTGACGTGATGCCGATTCGTATTGGCAAAGAGGTTAATGTTCAGGATGGAGCCGTCATTCATGGCACTTACGGAAAATGGGGCACAACGCTGCATGACCGCGTGACCATTGGACATTTGGTGATGCTGCATGGCTGTGAAATCGGTCGCGGTACACTGGTGGGCATGGGGTCGATCATCATGGATGGGTGCAAAGTCGGCGAGCATTGCCTGATTGGTGCTGGTACTTTGATCACGGAAGGCACTGAAATTCCGCCCCGCAGTCTGGTTGTGGGACGTCCCGGAAAAGTCAAACGGGCACTGACGGATGAAGAAGTCGCACTGCTTGAAAAATCCGCTGATAACTATCTTTTGTACAAGACCTGGTACTGA
- a CDS encoding patatin-like phospholipase family protein, protein MPTLGLVLSGGGARGAYQAGVLAAIAHICSRHQLDDPFQVYSGVSAGAINVALLAGNPSSFVQSSKNLVNLWSKIDSDNVFYADLMALSRGGLQWMTEFSLGGGKKDSGLRSLLSTHPLHNYILSKCQFAEIQRKINAGILRAVSVSALDYDSVSTVSFFQGIPDLKTWERGMHRSEKVNLSVEHIMASSAIPMLFPPVKVQDRYYGDGCIRNQSPCGPAIYLGASRLLAVGVRRRQDTFYSYHHASGGEMPTVARVANVLMNAVMMDGLESDIQRIQQINEGLKGLNSEERHRSNWHELETLWISPSVDFSELAKKKGSELPRIIRYLLRGPGSVDESAELLSYLMFTPSYCRQLIDIGFSDGMKEQDKIADFFARAQEEAAVVRPRKISGIKG, encoded by the coding sequence ATGCCAACTCTGGGTCTTGTTCTTTCCGGGGGCGGCGCCCGTGGGGCTTATCAGGCCGGTGTGCTTGCGGCAATCGCGCACATCTGTTCTCGCCATCAACTGGATGATCCCTTTCAGGTTTATTCTGGCGTCAGTGCCGGAGCCATCAATGTGGCTTTGCTGGCGGGGAATCCTTCGTCATTTGTTCAAAGCAGTAAAAATCTGGTGAACCTGTGGTCTAAGATCGACAGTGATAATGTGTTCTATGCCGATCTGATGGCGTTGTCGCGGGGTGGACTTCAGTGGATGACTGAATTTTCTTTGGGGGGTGGCAAGAAAGATTCCGGACTGCGCTCGCTTTTATCCACGCATCCTTTGCATAACTATATTCTAAGCAAGTGTCAGTTTGCTGAAATTCAAAGAAAGATCAATGCCGGCATTCTGCGGGCGGTTTCGGTGTCTGCGCTTGATTATGACAGTGTTTCCACGGTCAGTTTCTTTCAGGGAATCCCCGATTTGAAGACCTGGGAGCGGGGCATGCATCGCAGTGAAAAAGTGAATTTATCGGTAGAGCACATCATGGCTTCCTCGGCGATTCCGATGTTGTTTCCTCCGGTGAAGGTGCAGGATCGCTATTACGGTGACGGTTGTATTCGCAATCAGTCCCCCTGTGGTCCGGCGATTTATCTGGGGGCCAGTCGTTTGCTGGCCGTCGGGGTTCGGCGCCGGCAGGATACGTTTTACAGTTATCATCATGCCAGTGGCGGGGAAATGCCCACTGTCGCCCGGGTGGCCAACGTGCTGATGAACGCGGTGATGATGGACGGGCTTGAATCTGATATTCAGCGAATACAGCAGATCAACGAAGGGTTGAAAGGACTTAACAGTGAAGAGCGCCATCGTTCGAACTGGCATGAGCTGGAAACTCTTTGGATTTCGCCATCTGTGGATTTTTCAGAGCTGGCGAAAAAGAAGGGAAGTGAGCTTCCGCGTATCATTCGGTATCTGTTGCGGGGGCCTGGTTCGGTCGATGAATCGGCAGAGCTGCTGAGTTACCTGATGTTTACTCCGTCCTATTGCCGTCAGTTGATTGATATTGGATTTTCAGATGGGATGAAAGAACAGGATAAAATCGCTGATTTTTTCGCACGCGCTCAGGAAGAGGCCGCGGTGGTGAGACCCAGGAAAATTTCTGGAATCAAAGGTTGA